A region from the Serinibacter arcticus genome encodes:
- a CDS encoding glycosyltransferase, translating into MKVALQGWQHSSQSPLREALAQLRWAQELSAERPIVLGYTPVARMNPFQSQLYRSFPECGIGATPVLRPEQLGAVGQLAPLAQVAVHLHWLGGVLAGIDDRAAARRATADFLGRLDRFRDEGGSVAWTIHNLLPHDAVLEDAEQELRQGVAERCDAVHVMSAHTVDLLRGSLVLDESRVLHVPHPSYADCYASNVTRADARGALGIEPHERVFVLLGAIKAYKGLSLLLRAFDRYARDYDGDARLLVAGAPDDSEAARAFVAVATAHPRVLIQPAKIPADQVQLYLRAADVGLAPYERVLNSGATHLYETFGLPCVVPDQPQALETLHPHHRAAFRPGDESGLVAALQRAGDMVGPQVQADVEAHARHEDPATLSRDLATGLRRLFTAGGPS; encoded by the coding sequence GTGAAGGTCGCGCTGCAGGGCTGGCAGCACTCCTCGCAGTCGCCGCTGCGCGAGGCCCTCGCGCAGCTGCGGTGGGCGCAGGAGCTGTCTGCGGAGCGTCCGATCGTGCTCGGCTACACGCCCGTCGCCCGGATGAACCCGTTCCAGAGCCAGCTCTACCGGTCCTTCCCCGAGTGCGGGATCGGCGCGACGCCGGTGCTCCGCCCGGAGCAGCTGGGCGCCGTCGGCCAGCTGGCACCGCTCGCGCAGGTCGCCGTCCACCTCCACTGGCTCGGCGGCGTCCTGGCCGGCATCGACGACCGTGCGGCCGCGCGACGGGCGACCGCCGACTTCCTCGGCCGGCTCGACCGCTTCCGCGACGAGGGCGGCTCCGTCGCCTGGACGATCCACAACCTCCTTCCGCACGACGCGGTGCTCGAGGACGCCGAGCAGGAGCTGCGGCAGGGCGTCGCCGAGCGGTGCGACGCCGTCCACGTCATGTCCGCCCACACCGTCGATCTTCTCCGGGGCTCGCTGGTGCTCGACGAGAGCCGGGTCCTGCACGTCCCGCACCCCAGCTACGCGGACTGCTACGCGAGCAACGTGACGCGGGCCGACGCCCGTGGCGCCCTGGGGATCGAGCCGCACGAGCGCGTGTTCGTCCTGCTCGGCGCGATCAAGGCCTACAAGGGCCTCTCGCTTCTCCTGCGCGCCTTCGACCGCTACGCCAGGGATTACGACGGCGACGCCCGACTCCTCGTGGCGGGGGCCCCGGACGACAGCGAGGCGGCGCGAGCCTTCGTCGCCGTCGCGACGGCCCACCCGCGCGTGCTGATCCAGCCCGCCAAGATCCCCGCCGACCAGGTGCAGCTCTACCTCCGTGCAGCCGACGTCGGGCTCGCGCCGTACGAACGCGTCCTCAACTCGGGCGCGACCCACCTCTACGAGACGTTCGGCCTGCCGTGCGTGGTCCCCGACCAGCCGCAGGCGCTCGAGACCCTGCATCCCCACCATCGGGCGGCGTTCCGTCCCGGGGACGAGTCCGGCCTCGTCGCGGCACTCCAGCGGGCCGGCGACATGGTGGGTCCGCAGGTGCAGGCAGACGTCGAGGCCCACGCGCGCCACGAGGACCCCGCGACGCTCTCCCGCGACCTCGCCACAGGGCTCCGACGACTGTTCACGGCCGGGGGGCCGTCGTGA
- a CDS encoding glycosyltransferase family 4 protein, producing MRAAQEASGDLLGAPDFLDRDAQLKIALQQLGRLHHELNRVLKASQTAEAAVGALVEQIGDLTLEGARGAGRRARLASALRRRRAGELSFGRLLRVCTWIVVKSGRVDSPRTVRELYDEVTWPSSVVYGSAVVQEPYDAARYDEAHVLARALLPRHRGNPRFLHLVRDIQVKRGAVSAVLAVDRALQPLERRDDDSARRTEGRLREISGWIPRLPGPRETLTPRDTTTVLHLVKESRPHLSNGFTSRSHRNLVAEREAGLTPVVLTEPGFLRRVGAEPVPRSVVDGIEHLHIDLGDGVDTLPHDLWLLAYAQAVLGVVRTVRPAVLHVSSGRRGYEAALVALAVKERTGIPVVYEVRSFFEGTWTAEAAREERGETFLRRVATEQLCLDRADVVLTLSESMRTELVRRGADPSKIRLVPNGVDVDQFAPVARHRHLAERLGIGQEPTFGYVSNLDHPRESQETLVEAMAVLKERGVRARCVVVGDGPRRELVEHRAAELGVRDDVVFTGSVDHTEIAAYYSLIDVFVVPRTNERAGRYVTPLKPFEAMALGKPVVVSNLPALREVVRPPHRGLTFRTGDAADLARVLQTLLADPEQAAQLGAAGRDWVVRERRWSQNGPRYVEAYTAARAAADGDR from the coding sequence GTGCGCGCGGCGCAGGAGGCGTCGGGGGATCTGCTCGGCGCACCCGACTTCCTCGACCGCGACGCCCAGCTGAAGATCGCCCTGCAGCAGCTGGGTCGCCTGCACCACGAGCTGAACCGCGTGCTGAAGGCGTCGCAGACGGCCGAGGCCGCCGTCGGGGCGCTGGTCGAGCAGATCGGCGACCTCACCCTCGAGGGCGCGCGGGGCGCCGGCCGCCGCGCCCGCCTGGCCTCGGCGCTCCGACGCCGGCGGGCCGGTGAGCTGTCATTCGGCCGCCTGCTCCGCGTGTGCACCTGGATCGTGGTCAAGAGCGGTCGGGTCGACAGCCCGAGGACCGTCAGGGAGCTGTACGACGAGGTCACCTGGCCCAGCTCGGTGGTCTACGGCAGCGCGGTCGTGCAGGAGCCGTACGACGCCGCACGGTACGACGAGGCGCACGTCCTCGCCCGCGCCCTGCTCCCGCGGCACCGTGGCAACCCGCGGTTCCTGCACCTCGTGAGGGACATCCAGGTCAAGCGCGGGGCGGTGTCGGCGGTGCTCGCCGTCGACCGGGCGCTGCAGCCGCTGGAGCGTCGCGACGACGACTCCGCCCGTCGGACCGAGGGTCGCCTCCGCGAGATCTCGGGCTGGATCCCGCGGCTGCCCGGACCGCGCGAGACGCTGACGCCGCGCGACACCACGACGGTGCTGCACCTCGTCAAGGAGAGCCGGCCGCACCTCTCGAACGGCTTCACCTCCCGCAGCCACCGGAACCTCGTGGCCGAGCGCGAGGCGGGCCTCACCCCGGTCGTGCTGACCGAGCCGGGATTCCTCCGACGTGTCGGTGCCGAGCCGGTGCCGAGGTCCGTCGTCGACGGGATCGAGCACCTCCACATCGACCTCGGTGACGGGGTCGACACCCTCCCGCACGACCTCTGGCTGCTCGCGTACGCCCAGGCCGTGCTCGGCGTGGTGCGCACGGTGCGCCCCGCCGTCCTGCACGTGTCGTCGGGTCGGCGCGGGTACGAGGCCGCGCTCGTCGCGCTCGCCGTCAAGGAACGCACCGGGATCCCCGTCGTCTACGAGGTCAGGTCCTTCTTCGAGGGCACCTGGACCGCCGAGGCCGCCCGGGAGGAGCGGGGCGAGACGTTCCTTCGCCGCGTCGCCACGGAGCAGCTCTGCCTCGACCGGGCCGACGTCGTCCTCACCCTGTCCGAGAGCATGAGGACCGAGCTCGTGCGCCGAGGGGCGGACCCCTCGAAGATCCGGCTCGTCCCCAACGGCGTCGACGTGGACCAGTTCGCCCCCGTCGCGCGTCACCGCCACCTCGCGGAGAGGCTCGGGATCGGGCAGGAGCCGACGTTCGGCTACGTCTCCAACCTGGATCACCCGAGGGAGTCGCAGGAGACGCTCGTCGAGGCGATGGCCGTGCTGAAGGAGCGAGGGGTGCGTGCCCGCTGCGTCGTCGTGGGTGACGGTCCGCGCCGGGAGCTCGTCGAGCATCGCGCCGCGGAGCTCGGCGTCCGCGACGACGTCGTCTTCACCGGGTCCGTCGACCACACGGAGATCGCGGCGTACTACAGCCTGATCGACGTCTTCGTCGTCCCGCGGACCAACGAGCGCGCGGGCCGCTACGTCACGCCCCTGAAGCCGTTCGAGGCGATGGCGCTCGGCAAGCCCGTCGTCGTGAGCAACCTGCCCGCCCTGCGGGAGGTCGTCCGGCCGCCGCACCGGGGGCTGACGTTCCGAACGGGCGACGCGGCCGACCTCGCGCGCGTCCTCCAGACGCTCCTGGCCGATCCGGAGCAGGCCGCCCAGCTCGGTGCGGCCGGCCGGGACTGGGTCGTGCGCGAGCGCCGCTGGAGCCAGAACGGCCCCCGGTACGTCGAGGCCTACACGGCGGCGCGCGCCGCTGCGGACGGCGACCGGTGA
- the wecC gene encoding UDP-N-acetyl-D-mannosamine dehydrogenase: MPLTPVPVPVTRRQRVAVVGLGYIGLPTAAILATHGADVVGVDVNPATVAAVNRGEVPFVEPDLGTMVAGAVAQERLRASLVMPEADVFIVAVPTPFGPDHSADLSYVDAAADAIAPQLRGGELVVLESTSPPGTTAHLAQRILAVRADLSLDGEGGRPIIDVAHCPERVLPGRVMVELVTNDRVVGGLTPEAGHRARELYETFCQAEIPVTDAATAELTKLVENSFRDVNIAFANELAHVCERVGVDVWELIELANRHPRVSILQPGPGVGGHCIAVDPWFIVASAPEEAQLIRRAREVNDAVPGRVVDRVVAHADRLRAPRIAALGLAFKPDIDDLRESPARQIVASLAQRLPHARIDVVEPFITALPPELVTQPHVMLRDLDGAVADADIVLLLVDHTAFVQADRSRLGLAEKVVVDTRGAWRDL, encoded by the coding sequence GTGCCGCTCACCCCGGTCCCCGTCCCGGTCACGCGCCGGCAGCGCGTCGCGGTGGTCGGGCTCGGCTACATCGGCCTGCCCACGGCGGCGATCCTCGCCACGCACGGGGCCGACGTCGTCGGCGTCGACGTGAACCCCGCCACGGTGGCGGCGGTGAACCGCGGCGAGGTGCCCTTCGTCGAGCCCGATCTGGGGACCATGGTGGCGGGGGCCGTCGCCCAGGAGCGCCTGCGGGCGAGCCTCGTGATGCCCGAGGCCGACGTCTTCATCGTCGCCGTGCCGACCCCGTTCGGCCCCGACCACTCGGCCGACCTCTCCTACGTCGACGCGGCCGCCGACGCGATCGCGCCGCAGCTGCGCGGCGGTGAGCTCGTGGTGCTGGAGTCGACGTCGCCCCCGGGGACGACGGCGCACCTCGCGCAGCGGATCCTCGCGGTGCGGGCCGACCTGAGCCTCGACGGCGAGGGCGGCCGTCCGATCATCGACGTCGCCCACTGCCCGGAGCGGGTGCTCCCCGGCCGGGTGATGGTCGAGCTGGTGACCAACGACCGCGTCGTCGGGGGCCTCACGCCGGAGGCGGGTCACCGCGCGCGGGAGCTGTACGAGACGTTCTGCCAGGCCGAGATCCCCGTGACGGACGCCGCCACGGCCGAGCTGACCAAGCTGGTGGAGAACTCCTTCCGCGATGTGAACATCGCGTTCGCCAACGAGCTCGCGCACGTCTGCGAGCGCGTCGGCGTCGACGTCTGGGAGCTGATCGAGCTGGCCAATCGCCACCCGCGCGTGAGCATCCTGCAGCCGGGGCCGGGCGTGGGTGGCCACTGCATCGCCGTCGACCCCTGGTTCATCGTGGCGAGCGCGCCGGAGGAGGCGCAGCTGATCCGGCGGGCGCGCGAGGTCAACGACGCGGTGCCCGGGCGGGTCGTCGACCGGGTGGTGGCGCACGCCGACCGCCTCCGCGCGCCGCGGATCGCCGCGCTCGGACTGGCGTTCAAGCCGGACATCGACGACCTGCGCGAGTCGCCCGCCCGCCAGATCGTGGCGTCACTGGCGCAGCGGCTGCCGCACGCGAGGATCGACGTCGTCGAGCCGTTCATCACCGCGCTCCCGCCCGAGCTCGTGACGCAGCCGCACGTGATGCTGCGGGATCTCGACGGCGCGGTCGCCGACGCCGACATCGTGCTGCTGCTCGTGGACCACACGGCGTTCGTGCAGGCCGACCGGAGCCGGCTCGGCCTCGCGGAGAAGGTCGTCGTCGACACCAGGGGAGCCTGGCGCGACCTCTGA
- a CDS encoding glycosyltransferase family protein gives MTGRSAVDLASLRRSFWHLRHGGPEGLRRHRRRRATFPAGPRPSAEDASGVAPWPTPTPTPRRPRLRVATVLDEFSARSFEHEWDQVAVTPGGWREELSRTPVELLFVESAWAGNDRAWQYLLTGSRGPSDQLRDLVARCRELGVPTVFWNKEDPVHHEDFLEAARLFDHVLTTDDRLLDTYRAELGHDRVGVLTFAAQPAIHSPVRLTADGASRDVAFAGMYFAHRHPERAAQMDMLLGAAADVSGRMEHGLEIFSRQLGGDERYQFPAPLDRHVVGSLDYPRMLTAYRSYKVFLNVNTVVDSPTMCARRIFEITASGTPVVSTPSPAITAVFPRDEVVQVSERDEAAHTVRALVASPELRDRMVHRAQRRIWSAHTTSHRVDDVLATAGLDAHVLGSRSPRVSALVATRRPEQLDHVLDTVAAQRGVDVQLVLLTHGWEVEESTLRQRASERGVTDVVLLRAGTDVPLGACLNRLAAAADGDLVAKIDDDDLYGPHYLADQAHALTYSGADVVGKQAHYVHLVAPDLTALRFGHREHRFTDRVTGPTIVTRRELVLALPFPPLRRGEDTGFLDGVARAGARLYSADRFSFVQVRGSSTHTWTASDAEILASSEVVISGPPLPHAFA, from the coding sequence GTGACCGGGCGCTCCGCCGTCGACCTCGCGAGCCTGCGTCGGTCGTTCTGGCACCTGCGCCACGGCGGCCCGGAGGGGCTGCGACGACACCGCCGTCGTCGCGCGACGTTCCCCGCCGGGCCGCGCCCCTCGGCCGAGGACGCCTCGGGCGTCGCGCCCTGGCCGACGCCGACGCCGACCCCGAGGCGTCCGCGCCTGCGGGTGGCCACGGTGCTCGACGAGTTCTCCGCCCGGTCGTTCGAGCACGAGTGGGACCAGGTCGCCGTCACGCCGGGCGGCTGGCGCGAGGAGCTGTCCCGCACCCCGGTCGAGCTGCTCTTCGTGGAGTCCGCCTGGGCCGGCAACGACCGTGCCTGGCAGTACCTGCTGACCGGTTCCCGCGGGCCCTCCGACCAGCTGCGCGACCTGGTCGCCCGGTGCCGCGAGCTCGGCGTGCCCACGGTCTTCTGGAACAAGGAGGACCCCGTGCACCACGAGGACTTCCTCGAGGCGGCGCGGCTGTTCGACCACGTCCTCACCACCGACGACCGTCTCCTGGACACCTACCGGGCGGAGCTCGGGCACGACCGCGTCGGCGTCCTCACGTTCGCGGCGCAGCCCGCGATCCACAGCCCCGTCCGGCTGACGGCCGACGGCGCGAGCCGCGACGTCGCCTTCGCCGGGATGTACTTCGCCCACCGCCACCCCGAGCGCGCCGCCCAGATGGACATGCTGCTCGGGGCCGCGGCCGACGTCTCCGGCCGGATGGAGCACGGGCTGGAGATCTTCTCGCGCCAGCTCGGCGGGGACGAGCGCTACCAGTTCCCCGCCCCGCTGGACCGGCACGTCGTCGGGTCGCTCGACTACCCGCGGATGCTCACCGCCTATCGCTCCTACAAGGTCTTCCTCAACGTCAACACGGTCGTCGACTCCCCGACCATGTGCGCCAGGCGGATCTTCGAGATCACCGCCTCGGGGACGCCCGTCGTGAGCACGCCGAGCCCCGCCATCACGGCCGTGTTTCCCCGGGACGAGGTCGTCCAGGTGTCGGAGCGGGACGAGGCCGCCCACACGGTGCGCGCGCTCGTGGCCAGCCCCGAGCTGCGGGACCGGATGGTGCACCGTGCCCAGCGCCGGATCTGGTCGGCCCACACCACCAGCCACCGCGTGGACGACGTGCTCGCCACGGCGGGTCTCGACGCGCACGTGCTCGGCTCCCGGTCGCCGCGGGTGTCGGCGCTCGTCGCCACGAGGCGCCCCGAGCAGCTCGACCACGTCCTCGACACCGTCGCGGCCCAGCGCGGCGTCGACGTCCAGCTCGTGCTCCTGACCCACGGGTGGGAGGTCGAGGAGTCGACGCTGCGGCAGCGGGCCAGCGAGCGGGGCGTCACCGACGTCGTTCTCCTTCGCGCCGGGACGGACGTGCCGCTGGGGGCGTGCCTGAACCGGCTCGCGGCGGCGGCCGACGGCGACCTGGTCGCCAAGATCGACGACGACGACCTCTACGGCCCCCACTACCTCGCCGACCAGGCCCACGCGCTCACCTACAGCGGCGCGGACGTCGTGGGCAAGCAGGCCCACTACGTCCACCTCGTCGCGCCCGACCTCACCGCCCTGCGGTTCGGTCACCGCGAGCACCGGTTCACCGACCGTGTCACCGGCCCCACGATCGTCACCCGCCGCGAGCTCGTCCTGGCACTCCCGTTCCCGCCCCTGCGGCGGGGCGAGGACACGGGCTTCCTCGACGGCGTGGCTCGGGCCGGCGCCCGCCTCTACTCCGCCGACCGGTTCTCCTTCGTCCAGGTCCGCGGCAGCTCGACCCACACCTGGACCGCGTCCGACGCGGAGATCCTCGCCTCCAGCGAGGTCGTCATCTCCGGCCCGCCCCTCCCGCACGCCTTCGCCTAG
- a CDS encoding glycosyltransferase, with product MLFVGHTRFSLLQPDSGAWRASNGSRFSSHEDYRDYLFDPRRLGERTQIFVGEVLPQLAEGVRSHRVRHVVSYPVDLPEPFRSELEAAAERYPFVVLDRQGPDGWSRSPMDVARSELAADGGMFGFYRLDDDDLLTADYFDRMAAYVTEANTGFMVSFGAGITGLRTAEGYFNLRRCHYPMLAIGLLGCAGCIRGVGSRPRSARPTHARTSRTR from the coding sequence ATGCTGTTCGTCGGTCACACACGGTTCAGCCTGCTGCAACCGGACTCGGGCGCCTGGCGGGCGTCGAACGGGTCGAGGTTCTCGAGCCACGAGGACTATCGGGACTACCTGTTCGACCCCCGCCGGCTCGGGGAACGGACCCAGATCTTCGTCGGCGAGGTGCTGCCTCAGCTGGCGGAGGGGGTCCGTTCCCACCGGGTCAGGCACGTCGTCTCCTACCCGGTCGACCTGCCGGAGCCCTTCCGGTCCGAGCTGGAGGCGGCGGCCGAGCGGTACCCGTTCGTGGTCCTCGACCGCCAGGGACCCGACGGCTGGTCGCGCAGCCCGATGGACGTCGCCCGGTCGGAGCTCGCGGCCGACGGGGGGATGTTCGGCTTCTACCGGCTCGACGACGACGACCTGCTCACGGCCGACTACTTCGACAGGATGGCGGCCTACGTCACCGAGGCCAACACCGGCTTCATGGTGTCCTTCGGTGCCGGGATCACCGGTCTGCGGACCGCCGAGGGCTACTTCAACCTCCGGCGGTGCCACTACCCGATGCTCGCCATCGGGCTGCTGGGGTGTGCAGGGTGCATCCGGGGGGTCGGGTCGAGGCCCCGGTCAGCGCGCCCCACACACGCTCGGACCAGTCGAACCCGGTGA
- a CDS encoding malectin domain-containing carbohydrate-binding protein, with amino-acid sequence MPTGWTPETGGAYTAERGYGWLNEATSQPVARPDATRYRTAPTGGITFPTKQQQQGFAFLDNATQPTYTSGVWEYEVPNGSYQVAVSVGDANYLDSTHGVQVEGQPVIQSFVPTATTPFQVGVRDVTVTDGKITVRNSGTNTKLNWVSIKGDGLEPTGPTTTANISFRPSTAAVPTGWTADTGAAYSAATGRGWLVNGAPFDRSSMTRLRTTATAGITYPTGEPARQGLILMQATTTSGDPISGGTVGTWEYALANGTYTVTASVGDAGFTDSVHGVAAEGTPLVTNYSPTGTAPFATGSATVTVTDGRLTLTPTGVNTKLNWVTIAGTPLAAPSITVKANGTTLGTSYNGGAATVDVTAAPASGATIASLTYAIGGAAPVAYTAPFQLTTVGTSDVVFTATDSAGRTSTRTVRFEVLNIGGTLKLTNTQVVRQADGTPLPGLSEDLLVMHRVNSLGTSTAHQTLKYNDTVTLTVANTGTKGMRITALDIGGAAGQFELVGAPALPLVVDPGQSIPLQVKFVSTTGSRGIRSGTLTIATSDPALPTKVVQLRGGWMGAPEGGSELSLEHIFQLYGSTTTSGAAASATTIGNGSEIPGSPLNGDEVRSYQWRKLDTAKPVQAVQLAAFHGCCGQTETFSINGTSATHAGAYGQAIYPLKSDGTKTAITTNPGGNFGITVAGQSTTQTQYMAVKMWPVQDASGKTIPGAWFAGHDYIASPAQCGTGPTNCDFQDNVYLITNILPVASSDTTPPVAPAAPTGVANATGVDLSWTASTDADLIGYRIERGTTATGPWTNLGGALLVGTTFRDNGAPAAATTHYRVVAVDASGNTTPSAVAAINTSAITAATIRINAGGPALTVGGVTWQADAFFSGGKTYANNAIVDVLGTTSDQLYRTERSATTGPGTFSYAVPVNAGAGTYQVKLHFAEIYHGATGGGAGGTGKRVFSVNLEGGPVEINNLDLNAQVAPMTAYITTNTIAVTDGTLNIAFSSTVDQPKVSAIEIVKVG; translated from the coding sequence GTGCCGACGGGCTGGACGCCGGAGACCGGCGGCGCGTACACGGCCGAGCGGGGCTACGGCTGGCTGAACGAGGCCACCTCGCAGCCTGTCGCCCGACCGGACGCCACCCGCTACCGCACCGCTCCGACCGGGGGCATCACGTTCCCGACGAAGCAGCAGCAGCAGGGCTTCGCGTTCCTCGACAACGCCACCCAGCCGACGTACACGAGCGGTGTCTGGGAGTACGAGGTCCCGAACGGCTCCTACCAGGTCGCCGTGTCCGTCGGTGACGCCAACTACCTGGACTCCACCCACGGCGTCCAGGTCGAGGGCCAGCCGGTCATCCAGAGCTTCGTGCCGACGGCGACCACGCCGTTCCAGGTCGGTGTCCGTGACGTCACGGTCACCGACGGCAAGATCACGGTCCGCAACTCCGGCACCAACACGAAGCTCAACTGGGTCTCGATCAAGGGCGACGGCCTCGAGCCGACCGGTCCGACGACGACGGCGAACATCAGCTTCCGTCCGTCCACGGCCGCGGTCCCGACCGGGTGGACGGCCGACACCGGCGCCGCGTACAGCGCGGCGACCGGGCGCGGCTGGCTCGTCAACGGCGCACCGTTCGACCGGTCCAGCATGACCCGGCTCCGGACGACGGCGACGGCGGGGATCACGTACCCGACCGGCGAGCCGGCACGGCAGGGGCTCATCCTGATGCAGGCCACCACGACGTCCGGCGATCCCATCTCCGGCGGCACGGTCGGCACCTGGGAGTACGCCCTCGCCAACGGCACCTACACCGTGACCGCCTCGGTCGGCGACGCCGGCTTCACCGACTCGGTCCACGGCGTGGCGGCCGAGGGCACCCCGCTCGTGACGAACTACTCGCCGACGGGCACCGCCCCGTTCGCGACGGGTTCGGCCACGGTCACCGTGACCGACGGCAGGCTCACGCTCACGCCCACCGGTGTGAACACGAAGCTCAACTGGGTCACGATCGCCGGGACGCCGCTCGCGGCCCCCAGCATCACGGTGAAGGCGAACGGCACGACGCTCGGCACCTCCTACAACGGTGGTGCCGCGACGGTCGACGTCACGGCCGCGCCGGCGAGCGGGGCGACCATCGCCTCACTCACCTACGCGATCGGCGGCGCCGCCCCCGTCGCCTACACCGCGCCGTTCCAGCTGACCACGGTCGGCACCTCCGACGTCGTGTTCACGGCGACGGACTCGGCGGGTCGCACGTCCACCCGGACGGTCCGCTTCGAGGTGCTCAACATCGGCGGCACGCTGAAGCTGACCAACACCCAGGTCGTCCGCCAGGCCGACGGCACCCCGCTCCCGGGGCTGTCGGAGGACCTCCTGGTCATGCACCGCGTCAACAGCCTCGGCACCAGCACGGCGCACCAGACCCTGAAGTACAACGACACGGTCACCCTGACCGTGGCGAACACCGGTACGAAGGGCATGCGCATCACGGCGCTCGACATCGGGGGCGCGGCCGGCCAGTTCGAGCTCGTCGGGGCCCCCGCGCTGCCGCTGGTCGTGGATCCGGGTCAGTCGATCCCGCTCCAGGTGAAGTTCGTCTCGACGACCGGGTCCCGCGGCATCCGCTCCGGCACCCTGACGATCGCGACGAGCGACCCGGCGCTGCCGACCAAGGTGGTCCAGCTCCGCGGCGGGTGGATGGGTGCGCCCGAGGGCGGCAGCGAGCTGTCCCTCGAGCACATCTTCCAGCTGTACGGCTCGACCACCACCTCCGGTGCCGCGGCCTCGGCCACGACCATCGGCAACGGCTCGGAGATCCCCGGCTCGCCCCTGAACGGTGACGAGGTGCGCTCCTACCAGTGGCGCAAGCTCGACACCGCCAAGCCGGTCCAGGCCGTCCAGCTCGCCGCCTTCCACGGCTGCTGCGGCCAGACCGAGACGTTCAGCATCAACGGGACGTCGGCCACGCACGCCGGGGCCTACGGGCAGGCGATCTACCCGCTCAAGAGCGACGGGACCAAGACCGCGATCACCACGAACCCCGGCGGCAACTTCGGGATCACGGTGGCCGGTCAGTCCACGACCCAGACCCAGTACATGGCCGTGAAGATGTGGCCGGTCCAGGACGCCAGCGGGAAGACCATCCCCGGCGCCTGGTTCGCGGGCCACGACTACATCGCCTCACCCGCGCAGTGCGGCACCGGGCCGACGAACTGCGACTTCCAGGACAACGTGTACCTGATCACGAACATCCTGCCGGTCGCCTCGTCGGACACCACCCCACCGGTCGCTCCGGCGGCCCCGACCGGTGTCGCGAACGCCACGGGCGTGGATCTGAGCTGGACGGCCTCGACCGACGCAGATCTCATCGGGTACCGCATCGAGCGGGGCACGACGGCGACCGGTCCGTGGACCAACCTGGGCGGCGCTCTCCTGGTGGGCACGACCTTCCGTGACAACGGCGCACCGGCCGCGGCGACGACCCACTACCGGGTCGTGGCGGTGGACGCCTCGGGCAACACGACGCCGTCGGCCGTCGCGGCCATCAACACCTCGGCCATCACGGCCGCGACGATCCGCATCAACGCGGGTGGTCCGGCCCTGACGGTGGGGGGTGTGACCTGGCAGGCGGACGCCTTCTTCTCCGGAGGCAAGACGTACGCCAACAACGCCATCGTCGACGTGCTGGGCACGACCAGCGACCAGCTGTACCGCACCGAGCGGTCGGCGACGACGGGCCCGGGCACCTTCTCCTACGCGGTCCCCGTCAACGCCGGGGCCGGCACCTACCAGGTGAAGCTGCACTTCGCGGAGATCTACCACGGCGCCACCGGCGGGGGTGCGGGCGGCACCGGCAAGCGGGTGTTCTCCGTGAACCTCGAGGGCGGCCCCGTGGAGATCAACAACCTGGACCTCAACGCCCAGGTGGCTCCGATGACGGCCTACATCACGACGAACACCATCGCCGTGACGGACGGGACGCTCAACATCGCGTTCAGCTCGACGGTCGACCAGCCGAAGGTCTCGGCGATCGAGATCGTGAAGGTGGGGTAG